DNA sequence from the Staphylococcus epidermidis genome:
ACCCTCAAACAAATATGCATGTGACAATTTGTTAGAATGATATGCGTTAGCTAACTGTTGTTGTTCATCCATAAGCGACTTACTCCCTTTATGATATTCATTATGTAAAAAGACTACTTAAATGATAGTTCTAGACTGTTGAGCATCGTCTTCAAACAATTTCGAATTAGCAACTGCATTCCTTGAATTAAACGCATATAATTACTAACTTTCACGCTAAAAACTCAAAGGATGAAGTATAAATTTTGAATGAATATGCCTTCAATCTCAAACTACATTTCAAGTAGCCAAATAAAAAATACATCTATAATAATTACATTTTAAACACTTTTCGTTAACATAAATATGTAAATGAAAAGTAGATTTTTTATAAACAACTAGAATTGATGAAATGCTTCAATCGGCATTACAAATACTGTCGCGCCACCTACTTCAACTTCAACTGGATAAGGAATATATGAATCTGCACTACCACCCATTGGTGTTATTGGTGAAACAAGTTGGTCTCTATTACCACAAGTATTATCAATGACAGATAGAACCTCGTCGACACGGTCATCCTTAACCCCACATAAGAAAGTTGTATTGCCTGCTCTTAAAAATCCACCAGTAGTTGCTAACTTTGTAGCTCTGAAATTGTTTTTTACGAGTTGGTCTGAAAGCTCTTGACTATCTTGATCTTGAACGATCGCTATAATCATTTTCATTTTTATACACCTCTTTTTATCATTATATCATAATTATTTTAAATATTTGATGATAGATTGGTATGTTTCTTCAACAACTTTATCCAAACTATGGTTAGCATTGACTTTAATAAACCGATGAGGATTATCACTAATCACTTTTTGATATCCTTCGATCACTTTTTCATGAAAAGCTTTTTCCTCTTTATCTAATCTGTTTTGTTCTCTGTTATTTTTTAGAATTCTTTGACGACCAATTTCCGCATCAACATCTAAATAAATCGTTAAGTCTGGATACAAACCATTAATTGCAAATTCATTTAATAA
Encoded proteins:
- a CDS encoding cyclic-di-AMP receptor — encoded protein: MKMIIAIVQDQDSQELSDQLVKNNFRATKLATTGGFLRAGNTTFLCGVKDDRVDEVLSVIDNTCGNRDQLVSPITPMGGSADSYIPYPVEVEVGGATVFVMPIEAFHQF